The following are encoded in a window of Spea bombifrons isolate aSpeBom1 chromosome 2, aSpeBom1.2.pri, whole genome shotgun sequence genomic DNA:
- the WBP4 gene encoding WW domain-binding protein 4, with translation MADYWKSQPKKFCTYCKCWIADNKPSIEFHERGKNHKENVTKKISEIKKRSMDKAKEDEKKSKEFAAMEEAALKAYEEDLKRLQGEKPAPAGPSFQHNKLRSEEKWKEIEALEKHHAKKQWTKGVSPEGYPYYYNLLTGETQWEVPEGYQEPTDQLEKNQAASHCAWVEGVSDEGYTYYYNTETGESRWEKPEEMDQKPSSDDPKDEAEVSEEKTETEAVEANPERESSEEATEVPDATQAPKITFKSKTETKSDSDEEEVSEPKEKEAVEEGPTEEKEPVPVIREKRPNKPNPYGMWEEVKTEVDPYEKVDLELPNIEYDIPPVSVPDLPEEPKVKFKEKTITSLGDTASGASVFKKRKLENGKSRNIRQRASDQ, from the exons AT GGCTGACTATTGGAAATCGCAGCCAAAGAAATTCTGTACTTATTGCAAGTGCTGGATTGCAGACAACAAGCCG AGTATTGAGTTCCACGAACGAGGAAAAAATCATAAAGAAAATGTGACAAAGAAAATCAGTGAG ATTAAGAAGAGAAGTATGGACAAGGCCAAGGAAGATGAAAAGAAGTCAAAGGAATTTGCAGCAATGGAAGAAGCTGCTCTGAAAGCCTATGAGGAAGACCTTAAAAGACTTCAGGGAGAAAAGCCAG CTCCTGCAGGTCCAAGTTTTCAGCACAATAAGCTCCGTTCTGAGGAAAAGTGGAAAGAAATTGAGGCCTTAGAAAAACATCACGCCAAAAAACAGTGGACAAAAGGAGTTTCGCCAGAGGGTTACCCTTATTACTACAATCTGCTAACAGGAG aAACACAATGGGAAGTACCAGAGGGATACCAAGAACCTACAGACCAGTTAGAAAAG AACCAGGCAGCAAGCCACTGTGCATGGGTAGAAGGAGTGTCTGATGAAGGCTACACATACTACTATAATACTGAAACAGgag AATCCAGATGGGAAAAACCAGAGGAGATGGATCAGAAACCATCCAGTGATGACCCAAAGGATGAAGCTGAGGTCAGTGAGGAAAAGACAGAGACTGAAGCAGTGGAAGCCAACCCTGAGAGAGAATCATCAGAAGAGGCAACAGAAGTCCCCGATGCTACACAGGCACCGAAAATAACATTTAAG agtaaaacagaaacaaaatcagaTAGTGACGAGGAAGAAGTCTCCGAACCTAAAGAAAAAGAAGCCGTTGAAGAGGGGCCTACCGAAGAAAAAGAGCCTGTGCCTGTGATCCGTGAAAAGAGGCCAAATAAACCAAATCCTTATGGAATGTGGGAAGAAGTAAAGACAGAGGTCGATCCCTA TGAGAAGGTGGATCTAGAGCTTCCGAACATAGAGTATGACATCCCTCCCGTTTCTGTGCCAGACCTTCCAGAGGAGCCAAAAGTAAAATTTAAAGAGAAGACAATCACATCTCTTGGGGACACAGCAAGCGGGGCCTCTGTCTTCAAGAAAAGGAAGCTTGAAAATGGCAAATCCAGAAACATACGTCAGAGAGCAAGTGATCAGTAA